From Leifsonia sp. fls2-241-R2A-40a, one genomic window encodes:
- a CDS encoding PHP domain-containing protein, whose amino-acid sequence MTSLPADAHVHSEWSWDSGSDPASSDSMVRICERAVQIGLPAIVFTEHLDFEDAWRVEDGDIGNNAQKYVDGTGHVRLPLFDADGYLAAIDRRRHEFPELRILTGVEFGQPHLWDARAAGLLSSGAIDRVNGSLHMLPFDDGDRSEPTTLYRHRAADEVMWAYLEEIPRMVAGSDSFEVFTHIDYAVRSWPVGDVGPFDPRRFEDGFRTAMRAIAASGRVLEMNTRRLWPWIPQWWAEEGGGAVSFGSDAHGPDPIAANFPEAMAMVEHFGFRPSPRPEDFWTR is encoded by the coding sequence ATGACGAGCTTGCCAGCCGATGCGCACGTGCATAGCGAGTGGTCGTGGGATAGCGGGTCGGATCCTGCGTCGTCGGACTCGATGGTCCGCATCTGTGAACGGGCAGTTCAGATCGGGCTACCGGCCATAGTGTTCACCGAGCACCTCGATTTCGAGGATGCCTGGCGTGTCGAAGACGGCGACATCGGCAACAACGCGCAGAAGTACGTCGACGGGACCGGCCATGTGCGGCTTCCGCTCTTTGACGCCGACGGCTATCTTGCAGCGATCGATCGTCGCCGGCACGAGTTTCCGGAGCTTCGCATCCTCACCGGTGTGGAGTTCGGGCAACCGCACCTCTGGGATGCGCGGGCAGCTGGGTTGCTGTCGAGCGGTGCCATCGACCGCGTCAACGGCTCGCTGCATATGCTGCCATTCGACGACGGTGACCGCTCCGAGCCGACCACGTTATACCGTCACAGGGCGGCGGATGAGGTCATGTGGGCGTATCTGGAGGAGATTCCTCGGATGGTTGCCGGGTCGGACTCGTTCGAGGTGTTCACCCACATCGACTACGCCGTGCGCTCGTGGCCAGTAGGAGATGTTGGCCCGTTTGATCCCCGCCGGTTCGAGGACGGTTTCCGGACGGCAATGCGCGCGATCGCAGCCTCGGGTCGTGTGCTGGAGATGAACACCAGGCGCCTGTGGCCGTGGATCCCGCAGTGGTGGGCCGAGGAGGGTGGAGGTGCGGTGTCGTTTGGCAGTGACGCGCACGGGCCCGACCCGATTGCTGCCAACTTTCCCGAGGCGATGGCGATGGTCGAGCATTTCGGGTTCCGTCCAAGCCCACGACCCGAAGATTTCTGGACCCGCTGA
- a CDS encoding GNAT family N-acetyltransferase, with protein sequence MSAYLRRDAARSPQLGRARELFTSTHLVRGATAGQDSGLTWFRTNAPHEELNAVLAVAGDRIDDAVRAMGDAPALWHSWPGDPRFDVEPGLRKRGFRFVEEEPVMVLSLDDGHASPPVRSVPGLQIQRVTDRESLTEWVRVWTGRTDPDLVAPLADKGLGRSAVVQHLLARLHGKPVGCAAAVLADSVVGIEHVITSERHRGHGVGTALTIAAVEEGRTRCASAAVLTASPDGLGIYRRLGFEEHAAVRRFARWPAGSDCNPESAAPPN encoded by the coding sequence ATGAGCGCTTACCTGCGCCGGGATGCCGCGCGAAGCCCGCAACTGGGGAGGGCCCGGGAACTGTTCACCTCGACGCATCTCGTGCGCGGAGCGACCGCTGGTCAAGACAGCGGGCTGACATGGTTCCGCACGAACGCTCCTCACGAAGAGCTGAATGCGGTGCTCGCGGTGGCCGGCGACCGCATCGACGATGCCGTTCGGGCGATGGGCGATGCTCCGGCGCTGTGGCATTCCTGGCCGGGGGACCCGCGCTTCGATGTGGAACCCGGACTCCGGAAGCGCGGCTTCCGCTTCGTCGAGGAGGAACCCGTGATGGTGCTCTCACTTGACGACGGTCACGCGTCGCCGCCTGTCCGGTCTGTGCCGGGGCTGCAAATCCAGCGGGTCACAGACAGGGAGTCCCTCACGGAGTGGGTTCGCGTCTGGACGGGCCGCACTGACCCCGATCTCGTCGCCCCGCTCGCTGACAAGGGCCTCGGACGCTCCGCCGTCGTCCAACACCTTCTTGCTCGGTTGCACGGGAAACCGGTCGGCTGCGCGGCGGCGGTGCTAGCGGACTCCGTCGTCGGAATCGAGCATGTGATCACCTCAGAGAGACACCGCGGGCACGGTGTCGGAACGGCGCTCACCATCGCCGCCGTTGAGGAAGGACGCACGCGCTGCGCGTCCGCGGCGGTGTTGACCGCGTCCCCGGATGGGCTCGGCATCTATCGGCGACTCGGATTCGAGGAGCATGCGGCTGTGCGCCGATTCGCTCGGTGGCCTGCAGGGTCTGACTGTAACCCTGAGTCAGCGGCCCCGCCCAACTAG
- a CDS encoding sensor histidine kinase gives MRRALTFSFTRLSAVVAVVVAAVCLLSEPPQSVPRELFVLVVLLSAGIWTAALLVPTSLMRWRVAGFALYGLAGAVLDLWQPWGPGFVAGFIAVSAIALSMPPRPALLASIPVLVLVAAAEAVTSDHPWNALLNVLLGLTFFFAASSFAALKRDATVRAEQLLRQEAETRKARDDAAALGERARLARELHDVLAHTLSGLSLQLEAARLLAERTHTEPRVLEQLTLAQKSARDGVAEGKRAIAALRGEVLANLADLPTLVTAFSRDTGIPARFDLAGEPVAVDGDLGLAVFRTVQESLSNVRKHAPDSRSVAVELRWSPDEMVVRVRNAGGAPSAVLGAGFGLSGMAERAQALGGTFTCGPTEDGFETSCSLPLPLSRPEVSA, from the coding sequence ATGAGGCGAGCCCTGACCTTCTCCTTCACGCGGCTGAGCGCGGTGGTGGCCGTCGTCGTCGCCGCCGTGTGCCTGCTCTCGGAACCGCCGCAGTCCGTGCCGCGCGAGCTGTTTGTGCTCGTCGTCCTTCTGTCCGCAGGGATCTGGACCGCTGCCCTGCTGGTCCCCACCTCTCTGATGCGCTGGCGGGTCGCCGGGTTCGCGCTGTACGGCCTGGCCGGTGCCGTCCTCGACCTCTGGCAGCCGTGGGGCCCTGGATTCGTCGCCGGATTCATCGCCGTGTCAGCCATCGCGCTGAGCATGCCGCCGCGACCGGCCCTGCTCGCGTCGATCCCGGTGCTCGTCCTTGTTGCAGCGGCTGAGGCGGTCACGAGCGACCACCCCTGGAACGCGCTGCTCAACGTCTTGCTTGGCCTTACCTTCTTCTTCGCGGCCTCCTCATTCGCCGCTCTCAAGCGCGACGCCACGGTCCGCGCTGAGCAGCTGCTGCGGCAGGAAGCGGAGACCCGCAAGGCCCGCGACGACGCGGCGGCGCTCGGTGAGCGAGCGCGGCTCGCGCGAGAACTGCACGACGTGCTTGCGCACACACTGTCGGGCCTGAGCCTGCAACTGGAAGCCGCCCGCCTGCTGGCCGAGCGGACCCACACGGAGCCGCGCGTCCTGGAGCAGCTCACGCTGGCGCAGAAGTCGGCCCGCGACGGGGTGGCCGAGGGGAAGCGGGCCATCGCGGCGCTGCGCGGCGAGGTGCTCGCGAACCTCGCTGACCTTCCGACCCTGGTCACCGCCTTCTCCAGGGACACGGGGATCCCCGCTCGGTTCGACCTGGCGGGCGAGCCCGTGGCCGTGGACGGCGACCTCGGTCTCGCGGTGTTCCGCACCGTTCAGGAGTCACTGAGCAATGTCCGCAAACACGCCCCTGACAGTCGATCCGTGGCCGTCGAACTGAGGTGGTCACCGGACGAGATGGTCGTCCGTGTTCGAAACGCCGGGGGCGCCCCGTCGGCGGTGCTCGGCGCCGGCTTCGGCCTCTCTGGGATGGCTGAGCGCGCTCAGGCCCTGGGAGGCACGTTCACGTGCGGTCCCACCGAGGACGGCTTCGAGACCAGCTGCTCCCTGCCCCTGCCCCTGTCGCGACCGGAGGTGTCCGCATGA
- a CDS encoding response regulator transcription factor, whose protein sequence is MNELRVLVADDQKIVRDGVALLLGLIEGITVVGTAIDGNDAVRQARSTQPDLVLMDLNMPHLDGVEATAQILAELPHIRVVVMTTYDDDAWVFRALRAGARGYLTKDSSAEDIERALRSVAAGDAQLDPSVQRRLLDALATQQPATSPTSAAPAAVGLTAREQEVLQLIAEGLSNDEVTERLHVSMATVKTHIGSLLSKTGSRDRAQLVIYAFRTGAV, encoded by the coding sequence ATGAATGAGCTCCGCGTGCTGGTCGCTGACGACCAGAAGATCGTGCGCGACGGCGTCGCCCTGCTGCTCGGGCTCATCGAGGGCATCACCGTCGTCGGCACCGCCATCGACGGCAACGACGCCGTCCGCCAAGCGCGAAGCACCCAGCCCGATCTGGTCCTGATGGACCTCAACATGCCCCACCTCGACGGCGTCGAGGCAACCGCGCAGATCCTCGCCGAGCTGCCGCACATCCGCGTCGTCGTGATGACCACCTACGACGACGATGCCTGGGTCTTCCGGGCACTCCGGGCGGGTGCCCGCGGCTATCTCACCAAGGACTCCTCGGCGGAGGACATCGAACGCGCACTCCGCTCCGTCGCGGCCGGCGACGCCCAACTCGACCCCTCGGTGCAGCGGCGGCTGCTCGACGCCCTCGCAACGCAGCAGCCTGCCACCTCCCCGACCTCGGCGGCACCCGCCGCGGTGGGGCTCACCGCGCGGGAACAGGAGGTGCTGCAGCTCATCGCTGAGGGCCTCTCCAACGACGAGGTCACCGAGCGGCTCCACGTCAGCATGGCGACCGTGAAGACGCACATCGGGAGCCTGCTCTCCAAGACAGGAAGTCGCGACCGGGCTCAGCTGGTGATCTACGCCTTCCGGACCGGCGCGGTCTGA
- a CDS encoding CPBP family intramembrane glutamic endopeptidase translates to MLTPFDVFAGRPAATAISLWILTVAVTIATAGLLALVSPQLDMMTQRFIAVLLLAVFAVVVVLVRKPRLLRNGSFPPALLVLPLLVVLAPFAGGLKDESAQAVVVLVIGYLATGVYEELWFRGLVLDALRTWSPLRAALLSSALFGLAHLSNIAFGANVAVTAAQVVGAACYGVGLAGLRLRGLALWPLILIHAVTDIALALGNVTAGWRWGLMIGGDTALLFFGLFVLGALRVRAAERSRPAVDTSAPRGHL, encoded by the coding sequence ATGCTCACCCCTTTCGATGTCTTCGCCGGCCGACCCGCGGCCACCGCGATCTCCCTCTGGATTCTCACCGTCGCCGTCACCATCGCCACTGCAGGCCTGCTCGCGCTCGTCTCGCCACAGCTCGACATGATGACCCAGCGGTTCATCGCTGTCCTGCTCCTGGCGGTCTTCGCTGTCGTCGTCGTCCTCGTCCGCAAGCCGCGGCTCCTGCGTAACGGGTCCTTCCCTCCGGCGCTCCTCGTCCTGCCGCTCCTGGTCGTGCTGGCCCCGTTCGCCGGCGGACTGAAGGACGAGAGTGCTCAGGCCGTGGTCGTCCTGGTCATCGGGTATCTCGCCACGGGGGTGTACGAGGAGCTGTGGTTCCGCGGACTTGTCCTCGACGCCCTCCGCACCTGGAGCCCACTCCGTGCGGCACTGCTCTCCTCGGCCCTGTTCGGCCTCGCTCATCTGTCCAACATCGCATTCGGAGCGAACGTCGCGGTCACGGCCGCTCAGGTCGTCGGCGCAGCATGCTACGGAGTGGGACTCGCCGGGCTCCGACTGCGCGGGCTCGCCCTCTGGCCCCTCATCCTCATCCACGCCGTCACCGACATCGCACTCGCCCTCGGCAACGTCACCGCCGGCTGGCGCTGGGGACTGATGATCGGCGGAGACACCGCGCTGCTCTTCTTCGGACTCTTCGTGCTCGGCGCACTACGCGTGCGCGCCGCTGAACGATCACGGCCGGCCGTCGACACCAGCGCGCCCAGGGGTCATCTGTGA
- a CDS encoding GIY-YIG nuclease family protein, with protein MPPRSPSQRTVIGATVEHLGERVRAGKYGFRLTRDVYAVPSKRNTKPIPREFVSDEMWEEMSEIYEDDDHRIYTDAWVAEWHDAVLENFDLNMAWFENIEPSAFEAVIAGMLAAEPKLQEVTDLRPLDGVSGVYVMVLDGYRQVYIGQATDIRARIKRHWSGVKQFDRLLWAHKHESVMSIDSFRALDTTRVFAVRTGRPDMLEQKLVEAVPADYRLNRISGGTLSGLRGLFILGEINRRNLTSESVGP; from the coding sequence ATGCCACCTCGGAGCCCAAGCCAGAGAACCGTCATCGGCGCGACCGTCGAACACCTCGGGGAGCGGGTGCGTGCTGGGAAGTACGGGTTCCGGCTGACCAGGGATGTGTACGCGGTCCCGTCGAAGCGGAACACGAAGCCGATCCCCCGCGAGTTCGTCTCTGATGAGATGTGGGAGGAGATGTCGGAGATCTACGAAGACGACGACCATCGCATCTACACCGACGCGTGGGTGGCCGAATGGCACGACGCGGTACTGGAGAACTTCGACCTGAACATGGCGTGGTTCGAGAACATCGAGCCGAGCGCCTTCGAGGCGGTCATCGCGGGGATGCTTGCGGCGGAGCCGAAGCTGCAGGAGGTCACCGATCTGCGCCCGTTGGACGGTGTCAGCGGCGTGTACGTGATGGTCCTCGACGGCTACCGGCAGGTGTACATCGGCCAGGCAACCGACATCCGTGCGCGCATCAAACGGCACTGGTCCGGGGTCAAGCAGTTCGACCGGCTGCTCTGGGCGCACAAGCACGAGTCGGTCATGTCGATCGACTCGTTCCGCGCCCTGGACACCACCCGCGTCTTCGCTGTCCGTACCGGCCGACCCGACATGCTCGAGCAGAAGCTGGTGGAGGCGGTGCCCGCCGACTACCGGCTGAACCGGATCAGTGGCGGCACTCTCAGCGGACTCCGCGGCCTATTCATCCTGGGTGAGATCAACCGTCGGAATCTGACCTCCGAGAGTGTCGGCCCCTGA
- a CDS encoding FtsK/SpoIIIE domain-containing protein → MPRKVTLDLTGGNPAAEPITDEAWPVLVRYVKDHCGPNAHIEMISPDRRFLIVAIDQTPEVLPGVTAVFSKPGLRPQEIAALEAKVPELYDGRALVAFDPHRGGLAAWLLPVTKTIRDRAAALVSPTFGPWNVSCAVDWAVDEETGLGRIDSVVLGGLPPLGETALNKLRDIIPSWANNGSPDTSSWAVEADTYNNRVTLSYRRARQLPKVVDGTTLLPAKIDPTKWERWQVGVKADGAPFEVDLTSGPHSMAVGGTGSGKTVYIAQAILSAIARGFRVVFIDEVKKGNGIRDIEPYCDAFAVTGLGPKGLEQAASILKSVYVEVEERVNLNNEHHAADWSKLPPQLGVRPILVVIDEYSSLISPEAKPVGLERDDPILLEWQEEANAKAQIKKYVAKIAREARSSGVHLLIGSQTAYAHMLDGETRANLGTALYLIPPKKVPPNTLLGMVFDANNLPLAVDEISDLNDGVSRGLAVGATEGGEVAGFRVGYIPNQAAYLESIGAPRGQQLRSPREDSAVTTPRHPARRDATDPTKVKRGEVSFSLADLEPFADPTPPADDEIPEPPDY, encoded by the coding sequence ATGCCCCGCAAGGTCACGCTCGACCTGACCGGCGGCAACCCCGCCGCGGAGCCGATCACCGACGAGGCGTGGCCGGTGCTCGTCCGCTACGTGAAGGACCACTGCGGCCCGAACGCTCACATCGAGATGATCTCACCGGACCGTCGGTTCCTCATCGTCGCGATTGACCAGACTCCCGAGGTCCTCCCCGGTGTAACCGCGGTGTTCAGCAAGCCGGGTCTCCGCCCGCAGGAGATCGCGGCTCTCGAGGCGAAAGTCCCTGAGCTGTACGACGGACGCGCGCTGGTCGCGTTCGACCCGCACCGCGGCGGCCTCGCCGCCTGGCTGCTCCCCGTGACGAAGACGATCCGTGACCGCGCCGCAGCGCTCGTCAGTCCGACCTTCGGACCGTGGAACGTCTCCTGCGCCGTCGACTGGGCCGTGGACGAGGAAACCGGCCTCGGCCGCATCGACAGCGTCGTCCTCGGCGGGCTGCCGCCGCTGGGGGAGACCGCGCTCAACAAGCTGCGGGACATCATCCCGTCGTGGGCCAACAACGGAAGCCCGGACACCTCATCCTGGGCGGTCGAGGCGGACACCTACAACAACCGGGTCACCCTGTCATACCGGCGCGCGCGTCAGCTGCCGAAGGTGGTGGACGGAACGACCCTGCTGCCCGCGAAGATCGACCCAACCAAGTGGGAGCGCTGGCAGGTTGGCGTCAAGGCCGACGGCGCCCCCTTCGAGGTGGACCTCACCTCGGGACCGCACAGCATGGCTGTCGGCGGCACGGGCTCCGGTAAGACCGTGTACATCGCGCAGGCCATTCTGAGCGCGATTGCTCGCGGCTTCCGGGTCGTCTTCATCGACGAAGTGAAGAAGGGCAACGGCATCAGGGACATCGAACCGTACTGCGACGCGTTCGCCGTCACCGGCCTCGGACCGAAAGGCCTGGAACAGGCAGCGAGCATCCTCAAGTCGGTCTATGTCGAGGTCGAAGAGCGGGTGAATCTGAACAACGAGCATCACGCCGCTGATTGGAGCAAGCTCCCGCCGCAGCTCGGCGTCCGCCCCATCCTCGTGGTCATCGACGAGTACTCCTCGCTGATCTCGCCCGAGGCGAAGCCAGTGGGCCTCGAGCGTGACGACCCCATCCTGCTGGAATGGCAAGAGGAGGCGAACGCGAAGGCTCAGATCAAGAAGTATGTGGCCAAGATCGCTCGCGAGGCCCGCTCGTCGGGTGTCCACCTCCTGATCGGTTCACAGACCGCCTACGCGCACATGCTCGACGGTGAGACACGCGCCAACCTCGGCACGGCGCTCTATCTCATCCCGCCGAAGAAGGTGCCGCCGAACACACTGCTCGGCATGGTGTTCGATGCGAACAACCTCCCGCTGGCCGTGGATGAGATCTCGGACCTCAATGACGGTGTGAGCCGCGGTCTCGCCGTCGGAGCCACAGAGGGTGGCGAGGTTGCCGGCTTCCGGGTCGGATACATCCCCAACCAGGCGGCGTACCTCGAGTCGATCGGGGCACCGCGTGGTCAGCAGCTCAGGTCGCCCCGGGAGGACTCCGCGGTCACCACGCCTCGCCACCCAGCGCGACGGGACGCCACCGACCCGACCAAGGTGAAGCGCGGCGAGGTCTCGTTCTCGCTGGCCGACCTGGAACCCTTCGCGGATCCCACCCCGCCGGCTGACGACGAGATCCCGGAGCCGCCGGACTACTGA